From the Candidatus Cloacimonadota bacterium genome, the window CCTGGATTTCCAAAACTCTGGCCTCGGCCTCGAAGGAAGCAAGCCAAACCCTGTCACCGGGCTTGATTCCCCGGGCGGGTTTGTGTGCCGAAATTCCGGCTTCCGCCAGTTCACTGCGAATTTGCTGGAGCTTGTCAGTAAGTTCATGCAATTTTCTTTCCGAAAGCGCTTTGCGTTCTTCACGATCGAGCTGTTTGAGGTGTTCCTGTTCTTTTTGATAGAGCTTTTGCTGGGCAATCAATTCGGTTTGCAGCTCACGGATAAATTTTTGGCGGCGCTGGCGCAATTCCTCTTCCAGCTTGGAATCGCGTTCCTCCAATTCCTTGATGCGCGCTTCCAGATTGCGGGTTTTGAGCTGATATTCGTAAGTGGCGCGACCCAGTTCCTTTTTTTCTTCCTGCATCTTTTTGAGCAGTTCGGTGAATTCCAGGTTTTGGGTGCCGCTGAGCGATTTGGCACGCTCCACAAGTTTTGGCTCAAGCCCAAGCGAGGCAGCAACTTCGATGGCAAAACTGTCGCCGGGAATACCGGTGGAAAACCGGAAGGTGGGCTGCAGGTTTTTGAGGTCGAATTGCATGGAGGCGTTCTGGCATTTGGGATGCGTTTCGGCAAAAATCTTCAGGGTGGTGTAGTGGGTGGTGACGATTGCCTTGCAGTCAAGAGCTGTAAAGCGTTCCAGTATGGCCTGCGCCAGCGCGGAACCCTGTTGGGGGTCGGTGGCGGCGCCAATTTCGTCAATCAAAACCAGGCTGTTGGCATCAGCCAAATCCAGCATACGCGCTATTTTCCTGAGATGTGAGGAAAAAGTGGAGAGCGCGTTTTCGATGCTTTGGTCGTCTCCAATATCGGCAAAAACCTGATGGAATATGCCGATTTCGCTGTCCGCGTCCGCGGGAATGGGCAAGCCGGAAAGCGCCATCAGGGTCAGCAATCCGGCGGATTTCATCAACACGGTTTTGCCGCCGGTGTTGGGTCCGGAAAGCAGGATTACATTGGCTTCTTCGCCCAATTCAAGGTCGTAGGGCACCACCTTCTTTGGCGTGCCCAAACTCAAAATCAACAGCGGATGCCGGGCGCCAATCAGCTTCAACACAGGCTTTTGAACAATGATGGGGACTTTTGCGTCCAACGCGTCGCAAAGCCTGGCACAGCCATAACGGAAATCCAATTCCGACATCAGCTTTTGGTTTTGGAGCAATTCCCGCTCCTGGGCTTTAATCTGGGCGGTGAATTCGGTGAAAATGCGATGGATTTCGCGCTTTTCCTCCTGCTTTAGAAGCTGAAGTTCGTTGTTTAGCGGCACAGCAGCCTGGGGTTCGATAAAGAGGGTGGAGCCGCTTCCAGATTGGCTTTGCACGATGCCGGGCACGTTTGGCGCGGCGCTTTCACGCACGGGCAAAACATAGCGCCCTTCACGCTGGGTGATGAATCTATCCTGCAGATTTCCTTCCATGCGCGGGTCGTTCAACATGCTCTGCATGGTTTTTTGGATGCTGCGCTGCAAGGCTGCTTCCCGTTTGCGGATGCGGGCAAGCTCTGGCGAAGCGCTGTCAAGAACTTCACCTTCAGGGCCGAAAGTGACATCGAAGCGCTGGCAAATCCATTTGAGAGGCAACACTCTGCCCCAAAGCCTGCCCAGACGGGGAAAATCATCACGGTTGGGAACGGATTCTGCCAAAATCGTTGCCAGGCGTGCGTTTTGCCAAACTTGGAAAAACTCTTCAAAACCAAACAGAGCATGCCGCGCTTCGGTGAAAAGAGGCTGAAGGTCGCTGAGTTCGGAAAAGTCTTTATCCAAGCCCATTTCCAAGCACTCCTGCAGTTCGGACACCAAAGCCAGCGAGGCCTCAATTTCCTCTTTTTTCTCCAAGGGTTTTAAATCCGCAGCCAATTTCCGACCCAAATCGCTGTGACAGCGGTTCTGTGCCTGATGCGCCAACCTCGTGTATTCAAGATCGGCAAAAAGCTCGGGAGGGTTCATTCGTTTTGTCCGGATTGGTTATTGTCTTTTTTCTGTTTCTCCCTGATTTCGTTAAAACGATTGTGTTCGTTCATTTTGAGGTTGTCGAAGATATCTTCCTTGAAAACGTCCATGGCAGCGTACACCCGATGGTTCGCGTGGTCTTTTAAGGGTTCTGAAAGCTTGGGGGCATAATCCAACAACACCATCAAAATAATGACGCTCACCAGACCATTCACAAAGCCCATCACCAAGCCCAAAAAGCGATTAACAGCGGAAAGGCGAACCACTTTCAGCGCTTTGGTGAATATCTTTGCCAAAAGTCCCAAAATAACCACAGCCGCCACGATAATCAAAATCGCTGCCAAAATGCAGGAAAGAACCAAGCCCAGCTTGAAGTTTTCAATCAGCGCGTTGCGCACCAAGGGAAAGATTTGACCAATCAGCAAAAAAAGCGCCACTGCGCCACCGAGGCGCACCAGCATTGCGGCAATACCTTTGCGATAGCCCATGAACGCGGATACTGCCAACATTATCAGAATCAGCCAATCAATGAAACCCATCTGAACTCCTTTTTTTGACTATAAAAAAGCAAACAGGGACGAATCCCTGTTGCAACGGTCCAAACAAAAAAGAGGGCGGTAAACCGGGCAGCTACCTCATATAGCGCTGCATTCTGCGCTGAATCTTGAGCATTTTGCGACGGGCAGCGTTGGCTTCGCGTTTTTTCTTTACGCTCGGCTTTTCGTAGGCCTGTCTCTTCCGAATTTCGGAGAGGACCGCGGCTTTTTCGCATTTCTTCTTGAACCTTTTCAACAGGTAATCGAAGGACTCATTTTCTTTTGAATATACTGTCGGCAAACAAATCACCACCTTTGTATCATAATTGGAAGAACCAAATTCTCATGCCACCCTTTTTTTGTCAAGTGGAAACTGTGTAGCCTTTTCAGATTGCGGTTTTTGGGGCTCGGATTCGGTCACATTGGCGGCTGGGTTTTTAACTGAGGAATGCAAGCTGTAAAACCGGTTAAATTGATTTTGATTGACGTAAACCCGGTAAGCGCAAATGAGGACAAAAATTAAAAAATAAGGTTCACGCGCGAGGAAACGCAAACATGGTTCAAGCTTGGAACGGGGAAATTGTTGCAAACAGGTGCTCTGAGAGCGCCAGGGCGGCGTTTTGCCTGGGAAAAGACCTTCAAAATCTGGAGTTGGAGAATCGCCGTGCGTGATAGTTCCAAAGCGGCTAAAGCACACAGAGCCAAGCAGAAAAACCATACGGTTGCCAGAACCTACCGCGTTTCCATCATTGAGGGAATTTTTGCCCAAATCTATGGCGCTCTGGCAAATATCGGCAGCAATTTCATCACCAAGTTTTTGGTGATTTTGGGGGCAAGTCCGCTGCATTTCAGCATCCTCAGCGCTTTGGGACAGGTGTCCGCGCTGTTTCAGCCTCTGGGAGTGGCGCTTACCCACAGGCCGAGACAACGCAAGAAACTCTGTGTGTGGGTGACCGCGGCGGGACGTTTCTTAAGCATTTTCATCGGCAGCGCGTTGCTTTTTTCTGAGGCACGCCAGGGCATAGCTTTCGTTTTGGCATTGCTTTTCATCAGCGCGGGTTTGCAGGCTGTGGGTGGAAATATTTGGATTGCCTGGATCAGCGACATCATCCCCGCTGCCATCCGCGGTCGGTTTTTCGCACGTAGGAACCAGATTCTTGTGTTCAGCGGGCTTCTGGCGGGGTATCTGCTTAGTTATCTGACAGATAGCTTTGAAAAAGGCGGTGGGGCTCTGCGTTCTTTCGCGGCAAGATGGGTGAATCCGGATGCTTTTTTCACCATCCGCAATCAGTCTCTTTGGTTGGCGGGAGTATTCGTTTTTGCCAGCATTTTGGGTTTGGCGGGCTTGGTGATTTTGGCTCGGCAGCCGGATAGGAAACGCTCTCTGCAGCAAGTTTTGCCGCTGCGCCAAAAATTTGGGGAACCCTTCCGGGATAAGAATTTTCGCTTGTTGATGGCATTTGGGATTTGGTGGATGCTCGCCACAGGTGTGGGCAGCGCCTTTTGGACACCTTTCATGCTTAAAAACCTGGGGCTCAGTATGTTCAAGCTCCAGCTTTACGGCAGTTTACACATGGTTTCCTCGCTGCTTTCATATTCTTTTTGGGGCAAATTCATCGATCGCTGGGGAAACAAACCTGCCATGCTGATCTGCGTGATTTTGGGTGGGTTGAACCCCATGCTGTGGCTCTTTATGACGCGTCAAAACTATTCTTTACTGTGGATTGAAGGCCTTTTTTCAGGGTTTATGTGGGCGGGGAATGGAGTTGCCACCACGAATTTTGTTTTGGCAATCGCAGGAAAGGGCAGGGAGCAAAGCTACAGCGCGCTTTACGGTGCCATTGGCGGTGTGAGCATGATGGCGACCACCCTGCTGAGCGGAATTTTCTATCCCCAGCCGCTGATGCTGGGTTCCAGACTTCTGGCTTCGGAACAGGTTATCTTTGGTGTGGGCGGAATTCTGCGTTGGCTGAGCGTGATTCCTCTGATGGCGGTTAACGAAAAACGGAGCAGTGTTTTCCAGAGTTCTCATTCTGGATATTGAAGTTCAAACCGGCAATTTGCCGCCAGACTTCTTATTTCCTTGGTATTCAACAAGTTAGCGATTTAGGTTGACAAAATAACGCGGTTACAGGACTTTGATTCAAATTGAAGAGAAATTCGCGCTGGAAAGCCTCTGGTTTTTCGGCGCGCCTTAACTATTATTTAAATAAAAAAGGAGAACCCATGGCCGTTCCCAAACAGAAAACTTCGAAAACTCGCAGAGATAAAAGAAGATCGCACGAAGCGCTCACGCCACCAGCGGTGAGTCTTTGCTCCAAATGTGGCGAGCCGGTTCGCCCGCACCACGTTTGTGACAATTGCGGCACCTACGCCGGCAGGCAGATTAAAGCCGTTAAGGAGTAATGTGCGCATAGCCTTGGACGCTTTTGGAAGCGACCGCGCGCCGCATCCAGAGGTGGAGGGGGCAGTTCTGGCTATAAAAGAAGAGGTCTGCGAAACCGTCCTTTTGGTGGGAGACGAAACGATCTTGCAAGCTGAATTGGATAAATATTATTACGATCGCTCACGCATCCAAATCGTCCACGCCTCCCAACGTATTTCAATGGATGACAGCGCCGCGGAATCTGTGCGTTCAAAACGGGATTCCTCGATGGTCAAAACTGTGGAATTGCACAAAAAAGGGGAAGCCGATGCTGCTGTCAGCGCGGGTAATTCCGGTGCCTTTATGGGCGCCTCGTTGCTCGGTTACGGACGCATCAAGGGCGTTTCCCGCCCTGCCATCGCAGTGACCCTGCCCACCGTAATACAGCCGGAAATCCTGTTGGACATGGGCGCGAATGTGGATTGTGACGCCCACAATCTTTTGCAATTCGCGCAGCTTGGAACCATCTATTTCAGTTATATTTACAACGTTCCCCAGCCTCGGGTGGCTTTGTTGAACATCGGCGAGGAAAGCGCCAAGGGAAATTTGATGTCCCGCGATGCCTGGACCCTGCTTTCCCAAGCCAAGGACCTCAATTTTGTGGGCAACATCGAAGGAAAAGACGTTTTGAAAGGTGATTGCGACGTGATTGTTTGCGATGGCTTCGTTGGAAACATTGTTCTAAAAACCATCGAAGGCGCAGTCATTTCCGTTTTCGAACTGCTGAAAGAGCAGTTGAATAAAGACTGGATTGCCAAGCTGGGTGGGCTGCTTTCCTACCCTGTTTACAGCTATCTGAAACGCAAGCTGGACCACACCGAAATTGGCGGCGCGCTGTTGGTTGGGCTGAATGGATGCAGCATTGTTTGCCACGGCAGCAGCAACGCCAAAGCTATCAAAAATGCCATCAGATTCGCCGTACGCACGGCGCAGTCTGGATTTGTGCACCACACCAGGGAATATTTTGAGAGGATGCGCTAATGCCAACATACAAAGCAAAATTCTCCGCTTTTGGAAGCCATACACCTGCAAAAATCGTCAATAACTTTGACTTGGAAAAGATGATTGATACCACAGATGAGTGGATCCGCACCCGCACCGGGATGATCGAACGCCATTATTGCGCCGAAGACGAAGCCGCCAGTGACCTTGCCACCGTGGCAGCCACAAACGCCATCGAAGCATCCCAGGTGAGATTCAAAGATATAGACCTCATCATCACAGGCACCGTGACCGGTGACCATGCCTTCCCA encodes:
- a CDS encoding endonuclease MutS2; this translates as MNPPELFADLEYTRLAHQAQNRCHSDLGRKLAADLKPLEKKEEIEASLALVSELQECLEMGLDKDFSELSDLQPLFTEARHALFGFEEFFQVWQNARLATILAESVPNRDDFPRLGRLWGRVLPLKWICQRFDVTFGPEGEVLDSASPELARIRKREAALQRSIQKTMQSMLNDPRMEGNLQDRFITQREGRYVLPVRESAAPNVPGIVQSQSGSGSTLFIEPQAAVPLNNELQLLKQEEKREIHRIFTEFTAQIKAQERELLQNQKLMSELDFRYGCARLCDALDAKVPIIVQKPVLKLIGARHPLLILSLGTPKKVVPYDLELGEEANVILLSGPNTGGKTVLMKSAGLLTLMALSGLPIPADADSEIGIFHQVFADIGDDQSIENALSTFSSHLRKIARMLDLADANSLVLIDEIGAATDPQQGSALAQAILERFTALDCKAIVTTHYTTLKIFAETHPKCQNASMQFDLKNLQPTFRFSTGIPGDSFAIEVAASLGLEPKLVERAKSLSGTQNLEFTELLKKMQEEKKELGRATYEYQLKTRNLEARIKELEERDSKLEEELRQRRQKFIRELQTELIAQQKLYQKEQEHLKQLDREERKALSERKLHELTDKLQQIRSELAEAGISAHKPARGIKPGDRVWLASFEAEARVLEIQGENASVDMNGISFRVPTSELFEAEDKPDEKPPVNAPRVTAMPKARLEIMVRGLTFDEARPMIDEFLDDAYLAGLHSLRIIHGKGTGVLRDKVRKYLKKKEMVISMETAPPNEGGTGVTVVKI
- a CDS encoding CvpA family protein, which translates into the protein MGFIDWLILIMLAVSAFMGYRKGIAAMLVRLGGAVALFLLIGQIFPLVRNALIENFKLGLVLSCILAAILIIVAAVVILGLLAKIFTKALKVVRLSAVNRFLGLVMGFVNGLVSVIILMVLLDYAPKLSEPLKDHANHRVYAAMDVFKEDIFDNLKMNEHNRFNEIREKQKKDNNQSGQNE
- the rpsU gene encoding 30S ribosomal protein S21, encoding MPTVYSKENESFDYLLKRFKKKCEKAAVLSEIRKRQAYEKPSVKKKREANAARRKMLKIQRRMQRYMR
- a CDS encoding MFS transporter, whose translation is MQTGALRAPGRRFAWEKTFKIWSWRIAVRDSSKAAKAHRAKQKNHTVARTYRVSIIEGIFAQIYGALANIGSNFITKFLVILGASPLHFSILSALGQVSALFQPLGVALTHRPRQRKKLCVWVTAAGRFLSIFIGSALLFSEARQGIAFVLALLFISAGLQAVGGNIWIAWISDIIPAAIRGRFFARRNQILVFSGLLAGYLLSYLTDSFEKGGGALRSFAARWVNPDAFFTIRNQSLWLAGVFVFASILGLAGLVILARQPDRKRSLQQVLPLRQKFGEPFRDKNFRLLMAFGIWWMLATGVGSAFWTPFMLKNLGLSMFKLQLYGSLHMVSSLLSYSFWGKFIDRWGNKPAMLICVILGGLNPMLWLFMTRQNYSLLWIEGLFSGFMWAGNGVATTNFVLAIAGKGREQSYSALYGAIGGVSMMATTLLSGIFYPQPLMLGSRLLASEQVIFGVGGILRWLSVIPLMAVNEKRSSVFQSSHSGY
- the rpmF gene encoding 50S ribosomal protein L32, with translation MAVPKQKTSKTRRDKRRSHEALTPPAVSLCSKCGEPVRPHHVCDNCGTYAGRQIKAVKE
- the plsX gene encoding phosphate acyltransferase PlsX, whose protein sequence is MRIALDAFGSDRAPHPEVEGAVLAIKEEVCETVLLVGDETILQAELDKYYYDRSRIQIVHASQRISMDDSAAESVRSKRDSSMVKTVELHKKGEADAAVSAGNSGAFMGASLLGYGRIKGVSRPAIAVTLPTVIQPEILLDMGANVDCDAHNLLQFAQLGTIYFSYIYNVPQPRVALLNIGEESAKGNLMSRDAWTLLSQAKDLNFVGNIEGKDVLKGDCDVIVCDGFVGNIVLKTIEGAVISVFELLKEQLNKDWIAKLGGLLSYPVYSYLKRKLDHTEIGGALLVGLNGCSIVCHGSSNAKAIKNAIRFAVRTAQSGFVHHTREYFERMR